The region TTCTCTTgtatgaaaaacaatatataaatgCCTGACAACTCCGCGATATGCTTTTATCATATTATTCTAAGAAAACATCAAACATATAATTACATGTAATCATACTAACAACTtctccaaaaagaaaatatgctCCATGTAATCACAAAGAATTGTTCGgcataggttaaaaaaaaacacctaccTAGATATAACAAAATCCAACAAACCACATGCCAAGGGAAGAGAAGACAGGTTccaagtttgtttgtttttatgttttaaaaatgctattgaaaaaaattaaattttttttttctttaaattatttttttagtgtcttttcagattattttgatatgttgatatcaaaaataatttttaaaaaattaaaaaaaaaatattttgatacattttcaaacaaaaaacattttaaaaaataatcattgccATACTCGCAAACACACCAATCTTTGTGTTTAGTAAAGCCAGTGGCAtggatttccaagaaaaaagggACAAGAGACCTCAAAACAGAAACAGTTTGACAATATTGTAATGCCTAAATGCAGTTCAAACTGAAATAAAGTTTacctttgtttgtttttatgtttcaaaaacgctattaaaaaaattttaaattttttttttctttacttcaaattattttattttagtgtgttttcagatcattttaatatgttgaaatcaaaaataatttttaaaaaataaaaaaaatattattttgatgcattttcaagcaaaaaaacactttaaaaagtaatcacTATCATACTCACAAACACACCAATCTCTGAGTTCAGTAAAGCCAGTGGCATGGATTTCCAAGAAAAATGGGACAAAAGACCTCAAAACAGAAACAGTTTGACAATATTATAATGCCTAAATGCAGTTCAAACTGAAATAAAGTTTACCTTAAATAATGGACACAGCAaatgctatatatatacacatgagAATCCACAGTTGGATATAGTTATTTTCAGAGTCTATCTTGCACTGCCAATCGTTCATTTGTAACATATTTTGCAAGAGTAGCTTCCAGTTTTTCTCCAATAAGCGTAATCCATGCCTGCGAGTGAATAAAAATTGGAAATCTCAAATCCAGTAATAAATGACTACAGACGAAGGTAATGTCTAACACTAATTTTGATCCTTTCGCAATCAAAGGGATATGAGAAACACAGATATCAGctgaagaaaatagaaaaagtttGACCAAATGGCTCTGACATATATGTTATAACTAGAAGATAAAAGAATGGACCTGGTCGGAAGATGTGAACCCCCTAATTGTGTCACCACCAATTATTACAATTCCTTTGTCTCCGAGCGGCTGCAAGATCACTGCCTGGCAAATTGTATATTGATTTAGTAGTTCTTTGATGTGGAAATCTAGCGCAggtaaatcaatgaaaaatgtgTTGCAGGTTTAGAATTACAATCCAGAGCGGAGCAATTTTCTCCACAATATAAATAGGAATGTAACTTTAAATGTACATTTCTTATGTTGGATATACACATCATAGACATTTCCGAGACAACTTCATCTTCAAAACCATCAAATGATCTTCTGTCCAACAAAGCAACCATACATTCTGTGATGGGGGAAAGAAAACATTAGCTGTACAtgaatcaatataatattatggTTCATGGCCAATTACTCTTGAAACGTACTAGCTCAATTCATCTCAACTAAGCCTCAAACAAAAATAGTTTGAGGTTAGTTACCTGAATCTGCCTCCCCCTCTTCTATTCAGAACTAACCTGAATCTGCTTCCCCCTACTCTATTCAGTACTGTCATGAACTCAACTTTTGATAACCTGTTGAGATTCAAGATTATCCTTCCACTTCTGCACATGTCATTTTATATCTAACTCTCCTGATTCTCAATTAACATTTCAAGTTGGCCACTCTTTCTCACTGATGCAACCATAGGTCAAAATCAGATATAGCCAAACCATCTCAAATGGCCCacgattaatttttattcaaagatGCCACCTCTACCTTCCTACAAATGTACTCATTTTCTTAACCAGAACTTTCTCATGGTTCTAGATATCTAATCTTTTTACGGCACAGGTTAAATAAGAGCACCTTTACTCCTTCAAGACTATTTTCTTCTCAATATTTCTCAGACAATCCAtgcaaaaaaaacatcttaaattaAGACATATGCAGCAACTTTAATtcagaagacaaagaaaaggtCTGTTTACAGTAATGCAAGCATCCAGTGCGGCTAGAATAAGCAAAAAGTCACCAAATAAATAATCAGCAAAAGTGATGATTTCCTCTTTAAATATGAAGCGTGTTACAACATctcaatgaaaaaagaaaacaaagtcgAATTGTACTTAATGGGAAAACTAAGCTAGATCACCTGTGTGTTCAAAGGTAGAAATGGCAACTCAGATCTCCCAGGGTAGAGAGAAAGGTTGGCCAAGTAGCTCTCTGCAAATAGAATAAGTAAACAATCAATCTTTTAGAATTGTTTCTAACAAATCATCGCAATCACTTACGAGATGCAGATTTTATAGCAGCCTGGTAAAGAGATCCTTGCATCAACTTGGCTGCATCAACAGCCAGTGCTTCATTATTGACAGATTCAGCTGCCACCCCAATTTGTAGGATACAACGGCAATCATAAACAACAACTAGAGACCTGCAGCATGTAACACCTGACAGAGACTCCCATGCCCTAAAGTCGAGCAACAAAAGCAATGATTAATAGCCAATAATGCATTACCTATTTCTCATTCCTCCAAATTATGTTGATGATTAACAAGAAACTGACAACCAAGCTCTAAATTAATCCAACTCAAAATCTTTTCAACTACAGTAGTACCATAAAAGCTCGGAAACTACAAAATCAGGAAGGTGGGAAAATATAAACCGGCATTCCACGCCTTGAGGATTtacctaaaaaacaaatgaaaataaaaatcacaccCCACAATATGCAATCCAATTAACGAAAATTAACCATGGAAAGCAGATATTTAGCCCTTACCACAGAGATAGATTTAGGGCGAATTGTCAGCCATACCAGACCAGTTAATATATTAGTAACAGCCAATCCAAGTGTTAACAAATCAGCCCTCGATTGTGAACTGCCAAATATCTGTTACTTAGCAGCATTTCCTTGATAATTATGATAAGGAAACACAAATTGGTAATCAAGCATTACAAGTCACAGCATAACACAGCAGCAAGAAATTTTACCTGCTGGCATCAGCAACGGGAGCTATGCCTGTAACGGCGCGATTGACGAGCACGGCTAAGAGAGAAGCACCTCCGACAAATATGGGAAAGCCTCGAACGGTGTCGTCGTACTTCGATATCCAATCAGCAGCCCAATCTCTCTTCGGcttcattttggttttctttttagtacagtaaacataaaacaagataatatgagagagagagagagagagcacgaCATCAAATTCAACGCAAGTAAAAGAGAGAAGGGGGGGGTTAGGTACCAGTGAACTGGAAGAAGGCAAGGCAGAGAAGCAACGGAAGATGGAGAGGGGAGGAGGGAGGTGGGGTGGGAGTGTGGGTTTCCATGGAATGCAAGCATTTCCGAGGATGTTTCCCGCTTTCATTGTACTTGCTAGCTTGCTACTGGCCTTTTCCcctgctttttttctttctctcttccatTTCAATTTACAATTACAACCTTATTAACAAAAATTGAGGCCCTGTTCACCTCCTCACGAAGGAAACagcattttaaattatttttaaaaaattttattcttgtaagtattaattattacaatcttataatttagataataaatttataaatttattaaattattcataattaattcaatttattgttattatttttaaaaaattatcttaaatttttgtttaatcaaactatatttttacgtgtaatattaattatttatggatttattaaggtaattaaattatattgagtTATCTTCtatatagaattttattttcttttcgtGATTGGAAATCTATAATTTAGTCTCTCAGTTCTTgttggttgattttttaaaatattttttgaattttaataaaaaaaaacaacatattaaGAATTTAGAGAGAAATTAATTAAGACAGAGATCCTTATTTCAGTGACTAAATTTCCAAACAAAGTTGCAACTTCGAGCCATACGGATCTAACTTCacaatacaaaaatcaattattgaTCTGTGAGTTTTCAAATACAAAGAACCGAGTTATAATGTGTTCAAAACCCAGGAACTAAGAATTATTATAGAAAACTCTGAAGGGGTTTTTATTATAGCAATTGATAGTGTATTTTTAACTTAGTCCTTAAAGTTTGTTTCTCTtcgatttcattattttataccTAAATTCATGAccaatttatcaaaaattatcaaagaggaaaaaatttataatagaggggatcaaagtgtaaaataaaaagaaaataggtgGCAGTTTAAAAATTAGGGTGAGAAGTTAAGTTTGgtcctcttattttttaaatgataacttCTTTGTCcctttatatttcaataattCAATTGTggtacaaaactttattttttttgttttttttttgtctctaattagagagagaaaagagatgcCACATtttgaaagaagagaaaaaagatctTAGTTAACATTGATTTCGGCTATGAAAAAGATCGATTTTGATGTCAACAAATTTCATTTGACGATGAGAGTTCACCCAggtgtttttttcccttcttatcGCTTGGTAGATTTTagctcaaaataaatttttatcttgaatttttaagcTATTTTGGGTTATTCAAGGCCAATAAATGGGTTTAATAAGGTgtataaagtgtttttcaagTGTTTATGGACCATAAAAGGGTTGAAAGTTaagttttttagtaaaaaactcATGGCTTGAATTTTTAGTGACCCTTTGATTTCTTAAAACTATTGCctaaccttttttaaaaaaaaagtcaatccaTGTGCACAAGCCTAggctatttttattcaattttaacaaatatttatgatttttttaataaaatgtgaTTTAATTTCTACATGGtttatatataagatttaaatatttttttttggtgttagaaggcatcctttatatatatccctactttttttttccttttgttttattcaatctCTTTTatgtgaatgttttttttattgtttcaataaATAAACCATTGGTTCCAAGAAACAACGTTATTCAATACAATCAAGTCTATACCCTGTAttttgagattaaatatttatatccaCATCTATCTCTAAAATCTTCAATTTAGTATTTGGTCcaatatgatttagtttttacttGGCTTTcacataaaatgataatattatttttctaatatgtaCAATCTtacgtaatatttttttatttgatttaattgtttttatatgtgtatatgtttctattatcatttaattaaataaaaaataatttcaagaaacaaaattattgaacACAATCGGGTACATGGTTGATAAGTATCAAAGTCGTACAAATTTAAACCCTTCAAATTAATGATTTATAATATAGTAAATAAGGGTATTGTCCCACAAGAATATTAGTATTAGAACTTAATTACCTAATCAAAACAAGCTATTTAAGTTTAAACTAAAGCAGTCCAAGTAAATATACATTAAACATACTAATTTGATGAAATCAGCTAACAtgcaattttttgaaaaaaaactaaaaggggtCATTTATGATACAAACTAACTAAAACAAGCTAGAAAGctaataaaatgacaaaaattaattttgaaaattaagaaacatgttcagtataatataaaatatagagatAAAAGGTTTTAACGTTAATTTTAAGAAAGTGTTCCTCAGTGATAATTATCACCAATCATTGAatttatgtatgttttttaattgatttgtgatcataaataaatcaaccatgaaaaacaagtttttctaCACATCCTTACTTTTTAGTTGACCTAGTATTTGCGCATCAATTAATTATAATCGCATGATAACCTTCATTAAGCATGCATGAATTAATTACGTAATAGCACTAAGATTATGATAGGTATAATTGGTTCATGATAATTAAACACATGTGTGGAGTTAATTTAATCAAGacttatatttttcaagtaataaCTAATCAAACATGggttaaaaaattagatatttctGCTACTTTAGTTAATTAGTCATGCACCCaacataaactaataaatagaAATAGATTTAAATCCAAACACATATATTACGCATCATATAGAGTTTTGGTCATCAATCATCAAATTTAATCGTAGAAGAACATAAGATATTCTTGCATCACAACCATATATAGAATAAGTTTAAGCACAACTCCTCATGATAATTTAAGATCCAAGAGtaaaaactcttaaaattaaaaactaagcgTGTCGTAAatttagaaaaggaaaaagaaaaaaaattaattataaaaacaatagaaTTCCTCATTCTCTTCTCTTGTTCTTTAAACatgatttcctttttcttttatggtTAGGGCTGGTTATATAGAGTTGAGGAGGTGGAGaagttttttagttaataactAATCTCTAATCAGATtactttaagatttttttatacttgtcTGACGTTAAAGACTTTTGCATTgacattgatattttatatagatttacTAGTCATGTGGGaccctttttatattattaatgagGTACTATGTCATCATTCAAACATAGAAAAACTAGGTTGGACTTGTGCTGGTTCATCGACAGATTTCATACCCGATCTTAAAGATGGTATTCTCTCTCGTCTAGATGAGCTATTGGACCTAtcatatatagataaaaaaaacttaagatgtCTAGTTTCCAATGTAACTTGAATTCTAGCAAAATTTCACATGTAACTCTAGATATGTTCAAAGAGTATACAATGATCTAAAGAGTATGCAGTGGTCTTGTCTGGTTAGTTTGCTCTAACCAGTTCTAATCTCACTAGAATTCCATGTTCAAGTTGGATTACTAATACAATTATGATTTGTACTTCTTAGCTCCAATGACTCATTCCAATGTGTTATTTCTAGTTCTTTGCTTGAAATTatgctaaaaaatatttcattcaaCTTGTTTTTACAATTCGTGTCTCCATAACATTGTTAAGCACGAAACAAGTTAAGTAATCTATTGTAAGAcataaaacacatataaaaagaCTAAGAGTGATGTACTAAAAAGATAGAATAATATGAGTGTATCAATAGTCCATATtgcgagattaaatattttaatttatatctatcttttggtttttaaatttagtctttAGTTATTGCTAAATGGGTTTTTTTGTGTCTAtggaaacaaataattatttatttgtttaattaaattcatgcaTAAAgccttttgatttattaatgagattttttttaagacaaaaaatatgttgaaaaaacttgtatattcttttttttgttgaaaaaaatatttgacctaCGATGTAAGTCccagaaaacaacaacaacaacaatgaaaatgttttatgataataataataaaagtaaataagAGGAAGTTTAGCTTTGGGAATTAATgggaataaaaattaaaatggggttaaattatattttaaaaaaaaattaaagaaataactaAAGGGTAAATAAGATATTTGAGGGGggataaaatagaaatataaaatagtcAACCTCCTTTTTATTTGCAAGAGAGGTTGATGTTTTGCTAGCGTGAAAACGCGGGGAGGGTTTCTTCAAAAACTCCTTGTTCTTCTTTTGAAATTCTGAGAAGATTTAGAGTTTAAATGTTGGTGAGGTTTGTTTACGAAGGAGAGAAACACcttaactcaaaattaaatgggattgaagagagagagagagagagagagaaagtaagCTTAGTGAGTGAAAACAAAGGAAGAACAAAAATGAGAACAAAAATTTTGACTGATCGCAATTTAAAGTTCAAATTATAGACAAATAAGGTGCTTAAAACTCAAATATACATGTTagagtataatttaattattttagagtaAGTGAGGATAAAATTGGATTATGGTTCTTGAGAGAGAATTtgaaaaaatgcaattttatatgaaattgagTTAAGTGGGGTATCATGGATTGTAATGgatgtgaaaatataaaaagatattgaaGAAGTTATGGTGGCATGTGATGTGGGTGGTGGCCAAAGTAAGATAAAAAAGGGGAGGTTTATCTTAATTGTATTAGCGATGTAATTGCATCTTGATTAAGACATGGTGTTATTACGATGTGATATGGTGTtgacttgataatttattttataaaagtattaaatacaaccttgagaaaaaaaatgacccaAATAAATTACGAGAATTTAATAAATCATTGTTACGTGAATAAGATTATTGAAATGTTATCATTGATTTAAAAAGATGTTGTTGATTATGAATAACTAAAGAAAAATGTGAAATAAAAGGGAATTTCAAAAAGAGaccatttttttctatatgttttGGCCAAcattaaggaaaagaaaaatgagttctattgattttaatgtcgaagaagttgttttttattgttttgttaaagCATTTAATATATGGATAAGTATAATTGTGTTCTTGAACctgtaaaaaaaactgattataaTAGATTTGGTCATGTATTGATAGATATCATTCGACAGCTAGACCACAGAACAAAGTACGTGCTAAAACATCACACACAACAAGTAGATGCCTAgcatcacattttttttttgtagattttaCATCAATAAAATTGTTAGCTACACTTcattatgtttttgtattaatatggaaaatcattaaataagcaaaaaataaaaacagaacaaggaaaaaataaaaaggaaatggaTGGAAAAACTTGATTAGTTGCTCCTGGTATGGAGGCTAGTGATGTTAAAAGGTTCTCAACATCAACTTAAATTAGCTATTCCGAGGTTCAAAAAGTTAATAATATCAATGAGATATATTAATATCGGCATTTACTCAGACTTTATTAGTCAACCTCGACAAGAAAGACTAATGATGCTAATGAGGTTTATTAGCATCAGCATTACcacctaaataaataaaaaataaatttgataagttATTCTCAGAAAATAGGAAAAGTTAACGATATCAAGAGAATACCTTGATATCAACATGcttcttaaagttttttattagcTATCCAGGAAAATGGTAGCTAGTGATGCTAGTGAGTTAGTGTCagtattttcttgattaatcattctCCAAATGAtggttaatgatatcaatgtcAAGAAAGTTTTTCAGGGTATGGATATCTAATTGTTTGATGATAGTAATGAGAGAAGTTATTAAAGAGAACAAATGTATGATAAgaaatgttttaatttcattttagtaatatttttcaatgtattaGTTATCGTTAGTTGTTTTAAAAGGTTATATTTAAATGTTGTATTTTCCAAGATCATTTCACTCATGCCAAGTGTAATCTTACCCTATCTTACCTTTGTTATCATAgactatatataataatatgcaTGTTTTGGAATTGCAATATAATCCACTTAAACAtgtaatgttaatgttaaactttttattattgatatatgAATTTAAATGTTACTTTGTATACTTGTAATCCTATAAATCTTATATATTTatgatggttttttcttttgaaattttataattaccATTATGtattaacatataaattaatGTGAGATGATGAGTATGATTGAGGTGATTTGAGGTTCAGGATGGTTAGATcgaaaattgaaatttcaacaaaaattatggtaagaacaagaaaaaaacctataatttcatgaatatgaatatatattgttttagtgAATGAGACTCTTACCTACAGCAAAGAGTAAGTGaaataactattaaaataattcaggaTGGTAAACCATTGAAAGAGATTGGAAGTCAAAGAAAATTATGGGTGGAGGAGAATCTTGCATTGATGGGTTCAATGTGATGACCCTGTCCCTTATTAACATAGATTATGTTTAATAAGCAAcaattttttaatgcattttagaGGTAATATAATACAACATTATTGTCATCAATGTTAATATAATCGCTAACAACCGCCATCTTTTCATGGGTGGAAGGTGGATTGATGCTTTAGAGAGTAAAGCTTGGTGTTTTCTAAACTAACATTATAACATATGTGATGTAAAGTATTTaaggttttgaaaaataaaacaagtaggGAGAAACCACGGCTATGGTATTTAAAAAACTGCAGTCTtcgaaatattatattttaaaggaGATACTTTCacgatatatgtttttaaaagtatggttgagattatattttaaagtattttttatattaaaatgatatttttttatttttaaaaaaattatttttgagatcagcagatcaaaacgattcaaaacataaaaaaacattaatttttaataaaataatctgatttttttagaaatgt is a window of Populus nigra chromosome 10, ddPopNigr1.1, whole genome shotgun sequence DNA encoding:
- the LOC133705440 gene encoding protein COFACTOR ASSEMBLY OF COMPLEX C SUBUNIT B CCB4, chloroplastic, with the protein product MKAGNILGNACIPWKPTLPPHLPPPLSIFRCFSALPSSSSLKTKMKPKRDWAADWISKYDDTVRGFPIFVGGASLLAVLVNRAVTGIAPVADASSSQSRADLLTLGLAVTNILTGLVWLTIRPKSISVVNPQGVECRFIFSHLPDFVVSELLWAWESLSGVTCCRSLVVVYDCRCILQIGVAAESVNNEALAVDAAKLMQGSLYQAAIKSASQSYLANLSLYPGRSELPFLPLNTQAVILQPLGDKGIVIIGGDTIRGFTSSDQAWITLIGEKLEATLAKYVTNERLAVQDRL